TGCCCGGCTACTCATCCTACCAGGGGATGCGCGCCCTGGAGACCTGGCTGGCCGACTACCAGCCGGACTTGGTGGTGGCCTACTTCGGCATCCACGACACGGCCCAGGCCGTACTGGTGGCCGATAAGGACCAGCGCGAACTGGCCGCGAGCGGCGTATGGCTCGACCGGCTGCTGGAGCGCTCAGTGGGCTACCAGTTTTTAGCCAAGCTGGTGCGGCGAACGCGCGGCCTGGAGCCGGGCCTGATTCTCGGCGACGAGAACCAGCCCAAGCGCGTCAGCCCGCAAGACTACCTAGACAACCACGCGCTAATGGCTGAGCTGGCCCAATCATGGGGCGGCTCGCTGCTGGTGATGCCCGCGGTCTCGATCACCGAAAGCGGCCAGTGCCGACTGCACGTGGAGCATCCCGAGCAGCTAAAGCAACGCTTCGACGTGCTCGATCTATGCCCGCTGCTTGTCGAGCAACGCCCGCCCCTGGAGCTGTTCGATCCCGGCGGCGTGCACCCCACCCCCGAGGGTTACCGGATCTACGCCCAGGCGCTCTTCGACCGGCTATGACCGGCTTAGAGCCGGTGCAATACTCGCGCATCACGATCATCCCCGACCAACGTCTCACCCCGCGTAGCAGCCAGCTCGATCAATAAGGATTGAACGCTAGCCCTCCGCTATTCCGGGGCCGCTGATCCGTGCTATGATTTTTCGATTTCATCCCTTGGATGTCAGATGAAAAAAGAACTGCTGATTACCGTTATCGTGGTGGCCTGCTTGATCGCAGGCATCGCCTACTTCCGTTCCGCGCACCGTCAGACCGTGGGGCCCGAAGCGCAGCAGTCGCAGCCCGCGTCGGACTGGCGCGACGCGGTGCGCAGCAAACCGGCCAGGTCGGTAGTCACGCCGCGCGGCTCGGACACGGAAATGGAGATCATCCCGGATCTGCCGCGCACGCGCCACGAGCGCAATGGTGAACAGAATCCGGCCGATCGCCCGGCGTATCGCCAGCCGCGTAGCGCCGAGGCGCCCGAAGCCGCATTGGGAGTCGACCCGGCGTCAGCGGCCGGAGTGCGACGCAACGCGCCCGATCAGTTGATTCAGGGAAACGAAGAAGACGACTACGACGACGAGGTGCCCTACTGGGAGAACGTTGTCGAAAAGGCCGAGGACCATCCAGAGTTCTATCAGCCCGACGCGTCCGAAGACTAAACCGAGCCGTTCAACCCATAGAACGGCTCGGTACAAATGCTGGCTACTAACTGATCCGCGCCAGGCCCATCTCGTCCTTGATGATGATCTTGCGGTCGTTGATGTCGATCACCCCTTCCTTGCGGAAGTCGCCCATGGTCAAACTGACGGTCTCGCGGCTCGAGCCGATCAGGTTCGCCAGGTCCTGGTGGGTGATCTTGATCCGCAGCATATTGCCGCGCGCGTCCTTGATGCCGTAGTCCTTGGCCAGCTTGATCAACAGCGATGCCAGTCGTTCGCGCACGCCCTTGTAGAGGAACGATTCCATGTTGCGCTCGGCCTCGAGCCGTCGTTCGCCGATCATCTTGGCCAGCCGGATCGCCACCTCGGGCCTGCTCTTCATCAGCGCGATCAGGTCCAGCCGCTTGATGTAGTAGTAGATCACGTTCTCCTGGATCTCGGCGAAGTTCTCGCGCTTGCCCTCGCTGATCACGGCCATCTCGCCGAAAACGTCCCCAGGCTTGACCAGGTTGAGAATGATCTCTCTGCCGTCCTCGGTGATCTTGCAAATCTTGACCCTGCCGGCCTTCAGAAAATACAGCTCGGTTCCCGGATCATCGGGCATGTAGATCATCTGGTTGCGCTTGGCGCTACCGATATGGGTAATGCGCTCCACTTCCTTGACGTCTCCGGTGAAGTTGGAAAACACAGAGGAGTCCATCACCATTTTGATATCGATCCGTTCCATTTCCTGCTTTTCAACTGACATCTCTATTTCCTCCAAACGTATGTCACGCTCAGAGAATAACCGCGTGTCAACGCACACAGATATGATCTATGTCAGGTGGATTACAATAATCATCAGGCAGCGCAAACAATGGCGAATCAGGGCGGCCAGCGGGGGGCTAGCGATCTCCTATCTCTATGGTGTTGTTGCTTATTTCAGATTCGGGCACACGCGACTTACTCACGCCCGAGGACATGATCAACACCGTCATGATCAGCAACAGAAAAAACCCGATCAGCGCCGCTATTACGCATCCGTAGCGGCTCTTTTTATCTGCCGTGCTCGACTTGTCCTTGTACATCCGCTGCAGGAACGTCGGCTGGGCAATCCCGGCCGAGAGCGGCGCGCTGATCTCGATCCCCTTGGCGCGCAGCATGGCCATCAACTGCAACGGGTTGCCCTTAAGCCCCTTGACGTCGAGCTCCTCGATCGCCTGCCGCACGTGCCGGGCCGACCCGATGGCGGCCGCAGCGGTCACTGTCGCCGGGATCGGCTCGACCAGTTGCGCGCAGAACTCGCAACGCAGCGGACCATCCGCGGCCGGACGCTGAAGCGGCGCGCTGCAGTTGGGGCACTCGTACTTGCCAAAGTCCTGCCGGGGCGTGATCTCGTCCAGGGCCTCGCCGCAGTAAATGCAACGCAACGCGTCGTCCGCGATGCGATGCTTGCACTTGGGGCATTTGCGCGCGTCTTCCATTGGCCTTAAAGATACCCCAATCGATGCTCTCGATAAAAACGGATTTGTTGCAATGGCAATTTTTTTCGATCTCCCGCATTGCGTCGAAGTAACAGCGCGCCTTTACTGCGGACCAACGGCTGCGCATAATTGGCCGCAGCTTATTAAGGAGAGAAGATGAGCCGACAGCTTAAACGCGCACTGACAATTTCGATCCTGCTGACTTTGGCGATTGCCGCTACGGCCGGAGCTGAGCAGACATACCCTCCGGGCACGGTCCTGGCCGGTGCCGCGGAGTACGACATCACACCCGAGGTCGCGCTCTACGAGGATCTGAACGGCGACGGCGAGTTCAGCATGGGCGACCCCAGCCTGCCCTTCGGCCTGGGCGATCGGGTGAAGTCGTTCGCCTACGACAACGACCAGATCAACGTGGGCAACGGCAACGGCGCGGCGCTGTACATCTACGACCGGCTGTGGGCCCACGCGCTGGTGCTGCGCGACGTCGACAAAGGCACCACCGTGGCAATCCTGACCTCGGATCTCTACCTGCTGACCAACGCCGACGTGCAGGAAATCCGCGACCGCGTCGACCCCGAGCTGGGCATCGACTACATCTTGGTCACGGCCACGCACAACCACATGGGCCCCGACACCTTGGGCCTCTCGGGCCTGAACAACGTCACGCCGGGCGAAGTGCTCAAGATCGCCTACACCGACGCCGAGGCGACCAGCGGGATCAACCCCGACTACTTCGAGAGTTTTATCAACATCTCGGCCCGGACGATCGAGGACGCGACGCGCAATCTGGTTCCCGCGCGCCTGACCTTCGCTCAGACGAAATTCAACTTCGGCCTGTCCGACCTACGCGAGCCGCTGATCATCGACGACACGCTGAGCGTAATGGCCGTGGACAGCCTCGATCGCCGACCGATCGCCACCTTGCTCTCCTGGGCCTGCCACCCCGAGGCAGTGCTGACCTACGCGGGCAAACGCACCAACGTCGACCTGACCCAGCTTGACGAGCAACAAATCGCGGCCTGGGGCAAGGTCTTCAGCGCAGGATTCCCCGGCTACGCCTGCCGCTACGTCAGCGAGCGTCGCGGCGGAGTCACGCTCTATGCCAACGGACCGCTGGGCGGGTTGATCACCAACCTGTGGACCTACGTCTGGGACCCGGAGCTGCACCCCGAGTACCCGGCCGACGTCGACCCCGCATCAGTGCCCGAGGAGCTGCGGATCCCCAACGACTTCCGCTTTGCCGCGGTCCAGGGGCGCGAGCTGGCCAAGGCCGCACTAATGGCCCTGCTGCGCAACGGTGAGATCGCCAACGAGGCCTCCGTGGAGTACAAGCGCGCCTACGTGCTGGTGCCGATGCAAAACCCGGTGATGCGCCTGGCCGGATCTTTGGGAATTCTGGGCTACAAGCCCGGCAGTTTCTACGACGACGATTGGCAGATCGACAACAGCAGCGCCCCCTGGCTTAGCGGGATGTTCCTGCCCGGCGTGGACGTGCATCACGGCAAGAACCTGCGCACCGAGGTTGCAACCCTGCGCATCGGACCGGCGCAGATCGCAGCGGTACCGGCCGAGCTGCTGCCCGAACTCTCGCTGGGTCTGCCCGATGATTTCATCGAAAACCAGGAGCGCTACTATCCCCACGATGCGGATAAGCACGCCAGCGGCGAGAAGCTGGTGCTGAGCTATCCGGCGCTTAAACAGCAGATGGACGCCAAGTACAAGATGGTGTTCTGCCTGGCCAACGACAACCTGGGATACGTGATCCCGCGTGTCGATTTCAAACCGCCTCACGATCTTAAAATCCCGCCGCTGGCCTGGTGGTGGATCTGTTTTGACTCGGACAACAATCCGCACTACGAGGAGAGCAATTCGGTCAGCCGCGAGATCGAGCCCGCGCTGATGGGCGCGCTGACCAGACTGCTCTCGCCCGAATACTTTGAGCCCGAAATTTCCGAGTCAGAAGACGATCAGAATCAGGGACAGCCTTCGGGCGAGGACGAAGGCGGGGACGACCGTCCGTAGAGCACGAATCCGGCACGCCGCTCGTCCTGATCCACTCCGCATGGGACCTCCAGCCGCGCCAGCGGCCTGAACTGCTGTTCGATGATCTTGATCAGCGCCGGGTCGGACTCGTCAATGGCCGTAAAGTCGGGAAAGGCGATGCGCAGATCGCGCGCCAGCGACTCG
The nucleotide sequence above comes from Candidatus Alcyoniella australis. Encoded proteins:
- a CDS encoding SGNH/GDSL hydrolase family protein gives rise to the protein MPKSKRSFKPLIFTLLAMLLFFGLAESALRLLKYRSEDFSIWMRFNNPHRDDSSMQRDPQLFWRFRCDGSAGMKINEQGLRGEETSVSKPAGVFRVLCLGDSSTFGCNVPLKQTYPYLLERLLRQRNPQRSIEVLNAGVPGYSSYQGMRALETWLADYQPDLVVAYFGIHDTAQAVLVADKDQRELAASGVWLDRLLERSVGYQFLAKLVRRTRGLEPGLILGDENQPKRVSPQDYLDNHALMAELAQSWGGSLLVMPAVSITESGQCRLHVEHPEQLKQRFDVLDLCPLLVEQRPPLELFDPGGVHPTPEGYRIYAQALFDRL
- a CDS encoding Crp/Fnr family transcriptional regulator; translation: MSVEKQEMERIDIKMVMDSSVFSNFTGDVKEVERITHIGSAKRNQMIYMPDDPGTELYFLKAGRVKICKITEDGREIILNLVKPGDVFGEMAVISEGKRENFAEIQENVIYYYIKRLDLIALMKSRPEVAIRLAKMIGERRLEAERNMESFLYKGVRERLASLLIKLAKDYGIKDARGNMLRIKITHQDLANLIGSSRETVSLTMGDFRKEGVIDINDRKIIIKDEMGLARIS
- a CDS encoding zinc ribbon domain-containing protein, giving the protein MEDARKCPKCKHRIADDALRCIYCGEALDEITPRQDFGKYECPNCSAPLQRPAADGPLRCEFCAQLVEPIPATVTAAAAIGSARHVRQAIEELDVKGLKGNPLQLMAMLRAKGIEISAPLSAGIAQPTFLQRMYKDKSSTADKKSRYGCVIAALIGFFLLLIMTVLIMSSGVSKSRVPESEISNNTIEIGDR